CTTGCATTTACATAGACCTCTTTTCCTGTAAAACTTTCATTCTTAAGTACTGAACTTTTTATTTCCTTCCACCCTTTAAATAGTTGGAACATTTTCATATTAATTAATTCATTATAGCTATAGCTAAACATTTCTACAGTCTTTTCATTTAAAATCTTTATATTCCCCTCTTTATCAGAAATAACGATACCTAGGTAAATATGATCTAAAATACTTTTCTTTAATTTATCATATGATACTAATTTTGTATCCATTTTCATAACCCCACCCTTAATCACTTCCCCAATAACTTTTCCTGCCCATCTTTAACATTTTCCAAGTGGAAAAAAGGAGGACTAAAAATGGAAAATAGTTTTAAATTAAAATTAATCGATATAATTCAGAATCCATATTCCTATACTTTAGTTTTAATCAATACCTAAAGGATGATACAAGCATTGACTCTCCTATTTATCTAGAACTTTCTCAGGAAAAATTTAACAACTACTATTTCAGTTCCATGGAATTCCCATATGTGAAGTTTGACACTGAAAATCTATTATTATTGTATTAATGTTTTATAATAATACTTTTTTAATATTATAGGAAGAAATATTAGATAAAATTCAATAAAGAAATTAGTAATGTTTCTTATTGGAATAAATTCCAGAAACTTTTAGATTAAATATGAATAATTTTATCTCCATTTTTAATAACGCCACCCTTAATTACCTTTGAAAAAAACACATCTTTAGTTAAGGGGCATAGTTTGCCTATTTTTAATAAATTACAGCTTGCAAAACATTCTTTTCCTATCTGACTAACTTCGAGAATAGATTCACCTATCTTAATTAAGGAACCTATTTTTAGGTTTTCTAAATCTAAATCTTTAATAGTTATATTTTCACAAAACCTTCTTGTACAGATCCCCCCAATACCTTGTGTTTCTATTTTTTTTCTACCCTCTTCACTAAAAAAAGAAACCTGTCTTTCTCCACCTTTTGAGTAGGCATCTCCTACTAATCCTTTATTCTCCTTTAATATTCCTTCATTAACTTTATTTTCAGTCTTATTAATCTTGCCAAAAGCAGTAATGGCTACAATTTCTCCTATCACTTTAAAGCACCTCTATTATGTCTCCAACTTTTACAGTACCACCTTTAATTATCTTTGTAAAAATTCCTTCTTTCGGCATTATACATTTCCCTACCCTTTGTGCTATTTCACAACCAGAGTGACATTCCTTTCCTATCTGAGTTACTTCTTGGATAGTTTCTCCTATTTTTAATTTGGTCCCTACTGGTAGCTCATATAGTATTATTCCCTCTGTTGTAATATTCTCTGCAAACATCCCATATTTTAAACCCTCTATCCCTAAGGTTTCCATTTTTCTAAAACTTTCTATTCCCAAAAGGCTTACTTGTCTATGCCAATTACCTCCATGAGCGTCTTTCTCAAGACCAAAATTTTCTACAAACTTTCCTTCTCCTATAGGCTCCTTTATAACACCTTTTTTCCCACTTCTATTAATTTCAATAACTTTTCCTACTCTATTCATTGTTTTCACCCCGTATATAAATACCAGATTTACCACCGGTTTTTTTCATAAGTTTAATATCATCTATAACCATATTTTTGTCTACAACCTTACACATATCATATATGGTAAGAGCCGCTACAGAAACCCCAGTTAAAGCTTCCATTTCAACTCCAGTTTTTCCTACAGTTTTCACTTCTGATTCAATTTCTATATAATCTTTTTCAACATTAAACCTAATATCCACCCCTGTTAAATCTATATTATGGCACATAGGGATTAAATTACTAGTTTGTTTACAGCCCATTATTCCGCCTATTTGCGCTACAGATAAAACATCACCTTTTTTTATTACGCCTTCTTTTATCATTTCTATAGTTTCTTTCTTCATAAATATTTTTCCTCTTGCTATAGCAACCCGTTTTGTATCTTCCTTTTCTCCTACTTCTACCATATGAGCTCTACCTTCTTCATTAAAATGTGTAAACTCCATAATTAACCACCTATCTGATTCATATTTTTAAATATATACTTACCCGATTCTAATTTATGGGCTTCTGGCTTTTCCATAATGGATTTCTCTATTAACTCTCTTATATTTTCACCTTTTCTTAAAGGGTTTTTCAAATCTATTTCATCATTAGAGTGTAAACATAGTTTTAACTTTCCTTCTGCTGTCAATCTAACTCTATTGCATTCCTTACAGAACTTACAGGATATAGAATTTATTAATCCTACCTTACCTTTAGCATTAGGTAATTTATAATAAACAGCTGGAGAAGATTTATCAGAGCTTTTTACTTTTTCTAAACTTTTTACTTTTTCTAAGACTAATTCATTAGAAACAAAATTATCAACAGCCCAATTAACAGCTTGTCCCATAGGCATTATTTCAATAAATCTTATATCCATTTTTTCATTCTTAGTTAGATTAACAAAATCTATTATTTCATCATCATTAAATCCTCCAATTAAAACATTATTAATTTTAATAGGAGTTAACCCCACACTTCTAGCTGCCTCAATGCCTTCATAAGCTTCCTTTAGTTTTCCACCTCTAGTAATATAAAAATATTTTT
This sequence is a window from Tissierellales bacterium. Protein-coding genes within it:
- a CDS encoding MOSC domain-containing protein; translation: MIGEIVAITAFGKINKTENKVNEGILKENKGLVGDAYSKGGERQVSFFSEEGRKKIETQGIGGICTRRFCENITIKDLDLENLKIGSLIKIGESILEVSQIGKECFASCNLLKIGKLCPLTKDVFFSKVIKGGVIKNGDKIIHI
- a CDS encoding MOSC domain-containing protein, which codes for MNRVGKVIEINRSGKKGVIKEPIGEGKFVENFGLEKDAHGGNWHRQVSLLGIESFRKMETLGIEGLKYGMFAENITTEGIILYELPVGTKLKIGETIQEVTQIGKECHSGCEIAQRVGKCIMPKEGIFTKIIKGGTVKVGDIIEVL
- the moaC gene encoding cyclic pyranopterin monophosphate synthase MoaC — translated: MEFTHFNEEGRAHMVEVGEKEDTKRVAIARGKIFMKKETIEMIKEGVIKKGDVLSVAQIGGIMGCKQTSNLIPMCHNIDLTGVDIRFNVEKDYIEIESEVKTVGKTGVEMEALTGVSVAALTIYDMCKVVDKNMVIDDIKLMKKTGGKSGIYIRGENNE
- a CDS encoding GTP 3',8-cyclase MoaA; translation: KYFYITRGGKLKEAYEGIEAARSVGLTPIKINNVLIGGFNDDEIIDFVNLTKNEKMDIRFIEIMPMGQAVNWAVDNFVSNELVLEKVKSLEKVKSSDKSSPAVYYKLPNAKGKVGLINSISCKFCKECNRVRLTAEGKLKLCLHSNDEIDLKNPLRKGENIRELIEKSIMEKPEAHKLESGKYIFKNMNQIGG